Proteins from a single region of Butyrivibrio fibrisolvens:
- a CDS encoding BMP family ABC transporter substrate-binding protein, translated as MKKKVLSTVLAAATCVSMLAGCSSSNGDANQNAGNTTANNTENATEGGEAISASDIKIGVIYIGDENEGYTAAHMEGIDQMQAALGISDDQVIEKTLVPEDESCTDAAEDMVDQGCNVVFATSFGHESYLMQVAAEHPEVQFCHATGYQAASSGLSNFHNYFDNIYEARYVSGVVAGLKLNEMIADGKITEDAAKVGYVGAYPYAEVVSGFTSFYLGVTSVCPTATMEVQYTNSWADMTAEGEVATQLIADGCVLMSQHADTTGAPTACESAGVPCVGYNVDMTTVAPTCALTSATNSWGVYYTYAVQAVLNGEAMPTDWTAGYNDGAVAITALNDAAVAEGTAEKVAEIEKALADGTLHVFDTSKFTVGGKSLEAAIAEGGDYAKYADYVSDGYFHESELASAPAFDIIIDGITSNAD; from the coding sequence ATGAAGAAGAAAGTATTAAGTACTGTTCTTGCAGCAGCTACATGCGTATCAATGCTTGCAGGCTGCTCATCATCAAATGGAGATGCTAACCAGAATGCTGGTAATACTACAGCTAATAACACTGAGAACGCTACAGAAGGTGGCGAAGCTATCTCAGCTTCAGACATCAAGATCGGTGTTATCTACATCGGTGATGAGAACGAAGGATACACAGCTGCACACATGGAAGGTATCGACCAGATGCAGGCTGCTCTTGGAATCTCTGATGATCAGGTTATCGAGAAGACACTTGTTCCTGAAGATGAGTCATGTACAGATGCTGCAGAAGATATGGTTGATCAGGGATGTAACGTAGTATTTGCTACAAGCTTTGGTCACGAGTCTTACCTCATGCAGGTTGCTGCTGAGCATCCTGAAGTTCAGTTCTGCCATGCAACAGGTTATCAGGCAGCTTCTTCAGGTCTTTCCAATTTCCACAATTATTTTGATAACATCTACGAAGCAAGATATGTTTCAGGTGTTGTTGCAGGTCTTAAGTTAAACGAGATGATCGCTGATGGCAAGATCACAGAGGATGCTGCTAAGGTAGGTTATGTTGGTGCTTATCCTTATGCAGAAGTTGTTTCAGGTTTCACATCTTTCTATCTTGGTGTTACATCTGTTTGCCCTACAGCAACTATGGAAGTTCAGTACACAAACAGCTGGGCTGACATGACAGCAGAAGGTGAAGTTGCAACTCAGCTTATCGCTGATGGCTGCGTACTTATGAGCCAGCACGCTGATACAACAGGTGCTCCTACAGCATGTGAGTCTGCAGGCGTTCCTTGTGTAGGTTACAACGTAGATATGACAACAGTAGCTCCTACATGTGCACTTACATCTGCAACAAACAGCTGGGGTGTTTACTATACATACGCTGTACAGGCTGTACTTAACGGTGAGGCAATGCCTACTGACTGGACAGCTGGTTACAATGACGGCGCTGTAGCGATCACAGCTCTTAACGATGCAGCAGTAGCTGAGGGAACAGCTGAGAAGGTAGCTGAGATCGAGAAAGCTCTTGCAGACGGAACACTTCACGTATTCGACACAAGCAAGTTCACAGTTGGTGGTAAGAGCCTTGAAGCTGCAATTGCAGAAGGCGGAGACTACGCTAAGTATGCTGATTATGTATCAGATGGATACTTCCACGAGTCAGAGCTTGCATCTGCACCTGCATTCGACATTATCATCGACGGAATTACCTCAAATGCAGATTAA
- a CDS encoding bifunctional (p)ppGpp synthetase/guanosine-3',5'-bis(diphosphate) 3'-pyrophosphohydrolase, whose amino-acid sequence MLEQRFDDGKIESIEEFQPPEKLYEGLIARVQKYHPSDDITMIEKAYNIAREAHKDQLRKSGEPYIIHPLCVSIILADLELDKETIAAGLLHDVVEDTILTKDEIDEQFGSDVALLVDGVTKLQSLQLPADYKDKTAEQLEMQAENLRKMFLAMAKDIRVILIKLADRLHNMRTLTHMPPEKQHRIAQETLDIYSPIAGRLGISKIKVELDDLSLKYLKPEIYRDLKEKVSEKKEEREAYVEKIAKDVEVAIKEAGIKGEVNGRVKHFFSIYKKMHNQGKTLDQIYDLFAVRIIVESVKDCYAALGIIHEMYKPIPGRFKDYIAMPKVNMYQSLHTTLIGPNGAPFEIQIRTFDMHRAAEYGIAAHWKYKEASDGKKIETQEEEKLVWLRQILEWQRDMSDNREFMNLLKSDLNLFSEDVYCFTPQGDVKNLQNGSTPIDFAYSVHSAVGNKMIGAKVNGKLVPIDYVIQNGDRIEILTSQNSKGPSRDWLAIAKSTSTKNKINQWFRSQQKEENVNHGKELIADYCRTKGIEISDITKNEYINIIVHKYGFHDWDAVLAAVGLGALKEGGIVNKLCELYEKDHKKNLTDEEVLAAANISNSPARINGSGNAIIVKGVHDVAVRFSRCCNPVPGDDIVGFVTRGRGVSIHRRDCVNVAEMTIEDKSRLIEARWENDGIIGSEKYTADIKIFANDRRGLLADVSRVLTENNISILSLNTRTSKQGLATMDTSFQVSSREELVTVTDKLRQIDSVIDIERSTG is encoded by the coding sequence ATGTTAGAACAAAGATTTGATGACGGGAAAATTGAATCAATTGAAGAGTTTCAGCCACCGGAAAAGCTCTATGAAGGTCTGATCGCCAGAGTGCAGAAGTATCATCCGTCAGATGATATCACAATGATCGAGAAGGCTTATAATATTGCGCGCGAAGCCCACAAAGACCAGCTTCGTAAATCCGGCGAGCCCTACATTATTCACCCGCTGTGTGTTTCTATTATATTAGCTGATCTTGAGCTTGATAAGGAGACTATTGCAGCCGGGCTTTTGCATGATGTCGTTGAAGATACCATTCTTACTAAAGATGAGATAGATGAACAGTTTGGCTCAGACGTAGCACTTCTTGTTGACGGAGTTACCAAGCTGCAAAGCCTGCAGCTTCCTGCAGACTATAAGGATAAGACCGCTGAGCAGCTTGAAATGCAGGCTGAGAACCTCAGAAAGATGTTCCTTGCTATGGCAAAGGATATCCGAGTAATCCTTATTAAACTTGCCGACAGACTTCATAACATGCGAACCCTGACACATATGCCTCCTGAAAAGCAGCACAGAATAGCTCAGGAGACACTTGATATCTATTCACCTATCGCAGGTCGTCTTGGTATCAGTAAGATCAAGGTTGAGCTTGATGATCTTTCTTTGAAATACTTAAAGCCTGAGATCTACAGAGATCTTAAGGAGAAGGTTTCTGAGAAAAAAGAAGAGCGCGAAGCTTATGTTGAAAAGATTGCCAAAGACGTTGAAGTTGCGATCAAAGAAGCCGGCATTAAAGGCGAAGTCAACGGACGAGTTAAGCACTTCTTCAGCATTTACAAGAAGATGCACAATCAGGGCAAGACTCTTGATCAGATATATGACCTGTTCGCAGTCAGGATCATCGTTGAATCAGTAAAGGACTGTTATGCAGCTCTTGGTATCATCCACGAGATGTACAAGCCTATTCCCGGACGATTCAAAGATTATATAGCAATGCCCAAGGTCAACATGTATCAGTCACTTCATACAACGCTGATCGGACCTAACGGCGCTCCCTTCGAGATTCAGATAAGAACTTTCGATATGCACAGAGCAGCTGAATACGGTATCGCTGCTCACTGGAAATACAAAGAAGCTTCTGATGGAAAGAAGATCGAGACTCAGGAAGAAGAGAAGCTCGTATGGCTTCGTCAGATCCTTGAGTGGCAAAGAGACATGAGCGATAACAGAGAGTTCATGAATCTGTTAAAGAGCGACCTTAATCTTTTCTCAGAAGATGTATACTGCTTCACCCCTCAGGGTGATGTTAAGAACCTTCAGAACGGTTCTACACCTATCGACTTTGCATACAGCGTTCACTCAGCTGTCGGCAACAAGATGATCGGTGCCAAGGTCAATGGTAAGCTGGTTCCTATTGATTATGTGATCCAGAATGGAGATCGTATCGAGATCCTGACATCACAGAATTCCAAGGGACCATCCCGTGACTGGCTTGCAATAGCCAAGTCCACATCCACCAAGAACAAGATCAACCAGTGGTTCAGATCTCAGCAAAAAGAGGAGAATGTTAACCACGGTAAAGAGCTTATCGCTGATTATTGCAGAACCAAAGGTATTGAAATCTCTGATATTACAAAGAATGAGTATATCAATATCATAGTTCATAAATACGGTTTCCATGACTGGGATGCTGTTCTTGCAGCAGTAGGTCTTGGCGCCCTCAAAGAAGGCGGTATCGTTAACAAGCTCTGCGAGCTTTACGAAAAGGATCACAAGAAGAATCTTACAGATGAAGAAGTTCTTGCAGCTGCCAATATTTCAAATTCGCCTGCAAGGATCAACGGAAGCGGCAATGCCATTATCGTTAAAGGTGTGCATGACGTTGCAGTAAGATTCTCAAGATGCTGTAATCCTGTTCCAGGTGATGATATCGTTGGATTTGTAACAAGAGGCAGAGGCGTATCTATCCACAGACGTGACTGCGTCAATGTTGCAGAGATGACAATAGAAGATAAGAGCAGACTTATAGAAGCCCGTTGGGAGAACGACGGAATCATCGGCTCTGAGAAATACACAGCCGACATCAAGATATTTGCTAACGACAGACGAGGCCTTCTTGCAGATGTATCAAGAGTTCTTACAGAGAACAACATCAGCATTCTGTCTCTTAATACAAGAACAAGTAAACAGGGCCTTGCTACTATGGATACTTCATTCCAGGTATCAAGCCGTGAAGAGCTTGTAACTGTAACAGATAAGCTTAGACAGATCGATAGCGTAATTGATATCGAAAGAAGCACAGGCTAA
- the hemZ gene encoding coproporphyrinogen dehydrogenase HemZ has protein sequence MIIVNTDKEKYFYDIHSLVKSFYPEEDVLVFVKGSREIPEDSDVILTIDLLLKWDEGHIDAEFIKESGEKESLSMNCIKESEADSADMTDSPKNVLKRLLYQMLNKETGKDLPWGTLTGIRPVKIAMHRLLLGDDDEAIRDYMKKTYICSDEKTDLSIEIAHRENRLLEGTTDGNGYSLYVNIPFCPTRCAYCSFMSSPIGLWKGQVDRYLDCVKKEIDETAPLFKDKRLDSVYIGGGTPTTLEPYQLEKLIGWIKGAYDISKVREFTIESGRPDSITMDKLLTMKKGGVTRISVNPQTMRDKTLELIGRHHSVKQTIDAFYMAREAGFEHINMDIILGLPGEELEDVQYTMDEIGKLKPDELTVHSLAIKRASRLYDYVADHGLAGMDTTSSMMKVAEEGARNMGLSPYYLYRQKNISGNYENTGYGLGDKMCLYNIITMEETQSILALGSGSVSKRIFEGHRIERKGNPKDVKLYMENMEAGPSPMKEFFS, from the coding sequence ATGATTATCGTTAATACAGATAAAGAGAAATACTTTTATGACATCCATTCTCTGGTCAAAAGTTTTTATCCGGAGGAGGATGTCCTTGTTTTTGTAAAAGGAAGTCGTGAGATTCCAGAAGATTCAGATGTCATCCTCACTATAGATCTTTTGCTAAAGTGGGATGAGGGACATATTGATGCTGAGTTTATCAAAGAAAGTGGCGAAAAAGAGTCTCTTTCTATGAACTGCATCAAGGAATCTGAAGCGGACAGCGCGGATATGACAGATTCTCCCAAGAACGTCCTTAAGCGTCTTTTGTATCAGATGCTTAATAAAGAGACAGGCAAGGACCTCCCATGGGGAACTCTTACAGGAATAAGACCTGTTAAGATCGCAATGCACAGACTTCTTCTAGGAGATGATGACGAAGCGATTCGCGACTATATGAAGAAGACCTATATCTGTTCTGATGAAAAGACAGATCTTAGTATCGAGATAGCTCATAGAGAAAATCGCCTTCTTGAAGGAACAACAGATGGTAATGGATACAGTCTTTACGTTAATATTCCTTTCTGTCCTACAAGATGCGCTTATTGCTCATTCATGTCTTCTCCAATAGGGCTTTGGAAGGGACAGGTCGACAGATATCTTGACTGTGTCAAAAAAGAGATAGATGAAACCGCGCCCTTATTTAAAGATAAGCGCCTTGACAGCGTATATATAGGCGGCGGTACACCTACAACTCTTGAGCCTTATCAGCTTGAAAAGCTTATAGGATGGATAAAAGGTGCCTATGATATATCTAAAGTTAGAGAGTTCACCATAGAATCAGGCAGGCCCGACTCTATCACTATGGACAAGCTCCTTACTATGAAAAAAGGCGGAGTTACCAGAATCTCTGTAAATCCTCAGACAATGAGAGATAAGACCCTTGAGCTTATCGGCCGCCACCACAGCGTTAAGCAGACAATTGATGCTTTTTATATGGCAAGAGAAGCAGGTTTTGAGCATATCAACATGGACATCATCCTTGGACTTCCCGGGGAAGAGCTGGAAGACGTTCAGTATACAATGGATGAAATAGGGAAACTAAAGCCCGACGAACTTACAGTTCATTCACTTGCTATAAAAAGAGCTTCAAGACTCTATGACTACGTAGCTGACCACGGACTTGCAGGCATGGATACAACTTCTTCCATGATGAAAGTGGCAGAAGAGGGGGCAAGAAATATGGGCCTTAGCCCATACTATCTCTACCGTCAGAAGAATATTAGCGGTAACTATGAAAATACAGGGTACGGCCTTGGTGATAAGATGTGTCTTTATAACATAATCACAATGGAAGAGACCCAGAGCATCCTGGCACTTGGCTCAGGTTCTGTATCCAAGCGTATATTTGAAGGCCACAGAATAGAAAGAAAAGGAAATCCAAAGGACGTAAAGCTCTATATGGAGAATATGGAAGCAGGCCCGTCTCCTATGAAAGAGTTCTTTTCCTGA
- a CDS encoding MBL fold metallo-hydrolase: protein MNINIKVGMVTLGPVQTNCYFVFNAADPEEPTKSDAPIPCIVFDPADKGDLLYEKLTQNNLKVELILLTHGHFDHMSGADDLRKLSGAQVWCWEKEDDLCQDPDANLSYDFIGKSITIKPDRLLRDGEIIEAAGLKCRLIGTPGHTVGSCCYSFDDDKVLISGDTLFEGSVGRTDFPGGSASTLVRSVKEKLFELSDDTIVYPGHGGGTTIGDEKQYNPYIR, encoded by the coding sequence ATGAATATAAATATTAAAGTTGGTATGGTTACCCTTGGACCCGTACAGACAAATTGCTATTTTGTTTTTAACGCTGCGGATCCAGAAGAACCTACTAAATCAGATGCCCCTATTCCCTGCATAGTATTTGATCCCGCAGATAAGGGCGATCTTTTATATGAAAAGCTTACTCAGAATAATCTGAAAGTGGAACTTATACTTCTTACACATGGTCATTTTGATCATATGTCAGGAGCAGATGATCTTAGAAAGCTTTCAGGAGCGCAGGTTTGGTGCTGGGAAAAGGAAGATGACCTTTGCCAGGATCCCGATGCAAACCTTTCCTACGATTTTATTGGGAAAAGTATAACAATAAAACCGGACAGATTGTTAAGAGATGGCGAGATCATTGAAGCAGCAGGCCTTAAATGCAGGCTTATCGGAACTCCCGGACATACAGTGGGTTCTTGCTGCTACAGCTTTGACGATGATAAGGTTTTAATAAGCGGAGATACTTTATTTGAAGGATCTGTTGGAAGAACAGATTTCCCGGGCGGAAGTGCTTCAACTCTTGTCAGATCCGTTAAGGAAAAACTCTTTGAGCTTTCAGATGATACGATCGTATATCCCGGGCACGGCGGGGGTACAACTATTGGTGATGAGAAACAGTATAATCCCTATATCAGGTGA
- a CDS encoding adenine phosphoribosyltransferase, with amino-acid sequence MKELKDYVRTIPNFPEEGIMFRDITTVMQDPDGLKLAIDTMQDLVKDLDFDVVVGAESRGFIFGTPIAYNLHKPFVLIRKKGKLPAETVSIDYDLEYGKATLEMHKDSIKPGQKVLIVDDLIATGGTTEAMIKLVESLGGEVAGVLVMMELAGLNGRAKIAGYRLDSAVTYEGK; translated from the coding sequence ATGAAAGAATTAAAAGACTATGTACGTACAATACCTAACTTCCCTGAAGAAGGAATCATGTTCAGGGATATCACTACAGTAATGCAGGATCCGGATGGACTTAAGCTTGCCATCGATACAATGCAGGATCTTGTTAAAGATCTCGATTTTGATGTAGTAGTAGGAGCAGAGTCTAGAGGATTCATTTTCGGAACTCCTATCGCATATAATCTCCACAAACCATTCGTACTTATCCGCAAGAAGGGTAAGCTTCCTGCAGAGACAGTTTCGATCGACTATGATCTTGAGTATGGCAAGGCTACACTTGAGATGCACAAGGATTCTATTAAGCCTGGTCAGAAGGTCCTCATCGTTGATGATCTTATTGCTACAGGTGGAACAACAGAAGCTATGATCAAGCTTGTTGAGTCACTTGGCGGAGAAGTTGCAGGTGTTCTTGTAATGATGGAACTTGCAGGACTTAACGGAAGAGCTAAGATTGCAGGATACAGACTTGATTCTGCAGTTACTTACGAAGGAAAATAA